The genome window AAAATTTTATATTTTTTAATGAAAAATAATTACTTTTGGGAAAAATATTGGAAAGGAGGCTTTTAATGTAATGAGGCAAAACATGTCCATATCATTTGTGCTGATCACAATGTTGCTGGCGGCATCTACCCTAACTACTATTGTGAGCTTTAATCCAAGCCCTCTGACTAGCTTTTCAAGTCCTTCAGAGAGCAGAAATGGTGTTGATTGGCAGCAGGTGGAAAAACAGGAATCAAAACGTGGGCCTGAGATTGGAGTTAATGAGACGTTCAGAGTATCTTTAGTGACTGGGGATGTTGTTTACGTTACAAATACTTCAAGAGGTCTTTATGTGGTTTCAGTAGACCCTGCAGATCCATCTAAGATGGGCCAAGGTTTCCAAATACTGCCTTTAGGTGAGCACCTCTATGTTATTCCAAGCTATGTAAACATTAAGAAGTACGATTTGGGCCTCTTCGATGTAGCTTACTTAGTTAAGGAAAACTATTGGAATCTAAGCTACTACCCAATAATAGTTAAAGCCCTGAATAAGGGGGTTTCAGCCTCAATATTGAGTAGCGCGGAGAAGGCGGGGGTGCAAGGTAAATTAGTATCAAGTTCTCTGAATTTGGCTTCTATAAAAGTGAGAAACGAGAAGTTTTCTTTAGCTGATCTCTTTAATCAAGTTTTAGAGTCTAATGACGTAGAGAAAGTTTGGCTTGACAGAAGGGTGCATACAGATCTTTACATAAGTGTTCCATTGATAGGGGCGCCTGATGCTTGGAGCCTAGGCTACAACGGCTCCGGAATAAAGATTGCAATACTTGACACTGGGATAGACCCTTCCCACAAGGTCTTCTATTTTGAAAACGGAACCTCGAAAATTGTTGCCCAAGTAGATTTCACCGATGACAACGACCCCTATGATTACTTCGGCCATGGGACTCATGTCGCAAGTATAGCGGCAGGTATAGGAGTAGTTCCAGTAATCGACTACGCCCGTGAATATATTCCAAATGAGTGGGTTGAAGGTGGGACTCCTATGGGTTGGCATGCGGATGACGGATGCTGGGAGTATGCGCTGCCTTTCCCATTCGCCTTATACGGTATAAATTATACTGAGATTTATGTTTCGAGTAATGGGTTAATAACCTTCCTCGGGCCGGATTATAGCTTTTCAAATAGCATTGACAATTTAGCCTATAAGCTGGCTATTGCCCCCGCTTGGGATGACTGGCGCACAGACAGACGACCTGGAGACGACATTTACATTTGGCAACCTACCCCTGACTCTCTTATCATTAGGTGGAAAGTTGTTGCCTTCTACAATAATAGCATAGAGGCGAACTTTGAAGCGGTGCTTTGCCAAAATGGGACAATAAAGTTCAACTATGGTCCCAGTAACGGTTACGTATCGGCAACGGCTGGAATTTCAAACGGCGGTGGCAGCATAATTGCGGAGGACCTAAACAACCTTAACTATATCGACACTAGAATCTTTACACCATACTCTAGCAGCGCTCTTCTAAGTGGAGTTGCCCCAGGAGCCTTACTCATGAACGTGAAAGTCTTAAACAGGTATGGGTGGGGATGGGAGAGCTGGGTGATAAATGGAGTGGAATGGGCGGTTTTAAATGAAGCTGATGTAATATCAATGAGTCTTGGAGACGGCTATACTGCTGGTGATGATCCACTCTCCCAGATGTGCGATTGGGCCGTCAGCCAAGGCGTTACTGTGGTGGTTGCTGCTGGAAACTCGGGACCCAGATACTGGACGACGACTTCTCCGGGAACAGCATTTAATGTGATAACCGCCGGAGCCTCTGATAAGAATGATAGAATAGCAGGGTTCAGTAGTAGGGGTCCAACATATGATTTTAGGATTAAGCCGGACCTCGTTGCTCCAGGCGTGGGCATCTGGGCTGCTTTGGCTAAAAACTCCCTTATAGAATATTGGGCTAACCAATCTTGGATCCCCGGTATAGATGTGGACGGCGATGGGCGCTATGATTATGTTCAACTCAGCGGAACAAGCATGGCAACTCCACACGTGTCAGGCGCGGCGGCAATATTACTACAGAAGTTCCCAGACTTAAATCCAGCAGACGCTAAGGACATCCTGCTGTCCACCGCTAACTGGCTTCCTGCGTATAACGTGTATGAGCAGGGCTCTGGAAGATTAAACGTCTCATATGCGGTTAGCCCAGTGCTTTACTTGAGCCCGGCCCAAATAAACCTAAAAACCCCAAACGCAAGTGTAGTCAATACTACGATAACTTTAACCAGCCTATGGAATGAGAATGTTACTTTACGCTTTGACGTAGTTGTCTCTAGCGTGGATAATCCAGGATTAGATATTCCAAGCGATGCCTTTTATATTGCCAACGGAACCATAGTGCTCCCGGCTGGAGGCAAAGCTAATGTGACGTTCGTGGCAAACTTCACGTCGCTTCCAAGCTGCGACCTCTGGGGCTTAATAAATGTTATAAACGCTACTGGAGGCAATATTTTAGCCCATGGGGTCTTCTCAGCCTTCAATCACTGGCACAAGCTGACTGTGCAGAAGATAGATATTTATGGCAACCCGGCTGGAGATAATGTTGTAATCGTGTTTTATAACGAGTCTCGTTATCGTCCCTTAACTGGGGGCTATATGTGGTATGGTTATACTGATTCCAACGGAATGATGAGCGTATACTTGCCGGAAGGCTTCTATAACGTGGCGACATCCAGATATGGAGATGGGAAAGTATACGCAATAATAAGGCAGGTTCAATTAACATCTGACGTGACGATAGTTCTCGATGAAAGGGAGACGAATGAGGTTAGATTTGAAAGCAGCCAAAGCCTTACTCCAACCGAAAAAATAATCATATGCGGCGTACCAATCTACGAGGTTTATTCGGGATGGACTTACTTATATATGTTTGGCTGGTTGATATACTACCCCTCATCCCTCAGCGACTATATGCTTACGCCATACCCATCTATCCTGAGCTATAAGCTCGTCCCAAGCGATAAGGTTAACCCATCCTACCCTGACCTACTTGAATCCGACATACTCTATATGCCCACAGCATTCTTTGAAAACGTAACTTCACCCAAGATAATTAGCCCAGACTACATAATGTCGACAAGCATAGAATATAGAACTTATGCAACGCCAATGGTCTCCGCTGAGACAAGCTGGAATCAATGGATGTATGGGGAATATAACGGAAGCTGGTATGGCCTTTACATCTGGTCTCTTAGCTATAAGGTGAATATACCGAAGATTATAAAGGTGAGGATGAACCCATTCTGGCTTGGCACTAGCTTAGATTGGATGGAGCTTAATGTAAATGTGTGGAAATATCGGGATCTTCCGGGAGTTATAACGCCATACTGGAGCTACTACGCCTATGCTCCATTAAAGTATCTGTATGAAGCTGGAAAATATGAGAGTAGACTCTACCTCACTGCTGAACCAGAGTGTCGAATGGCTGACGCCCTCTTTGAATTAAGTAATGGTAGGCTGATTAGCATCAATTTTTGGAGCCGGCAGAAGGGGGCGCTTAACTGGACATATTGCAGCTTCTCAGATGCAACCTACTATGATGTTAAGGTCTTCGTTAATGGAACTGACATTACAGATCTAGTCTCGAAGTACTGGTGGTGGGGGGGTCCTTCCATAGGGGCATGGACAGAAAGCATAAACTTCAGCCTTCCGGCAAAGGTGGAGGTTCTCCACAACTTCACCCGAATCCATACGCTCTCAAACAGCATAAGCGCAAAGCACACGTTCATAGTTGAAAACTGGGGTAACGGCTGGTATTACCATGTACCATTGCAGCTTGATTATGAGAGGGGAATCGAGGTTGTCGGCCTTGACGCAAATAACACGCTTACCGCTATAAAGCCTGTAATCGTTAAAGTCTATGCCCACTCATACTATGATCTTACTCACGCAGCACTAAAGTATAGGTTAGGCGACGCATGGTATAACTCAACCCTCCTATCCGGCTCCCTCATTGGCGGATACCACGAGCTCACATTTGCACTCGACCCAATGGTTAACAATACTTTCGTCGACCTCTCAATATACCTGAGAGATATTAAAGGCAATGAGATGGAGCAGAACATATCTAGGGCCTTCTATGTTGAAAAAATCTACCCATACGGAGTGGTTGAGATTAATGGTCTAGTAAGAACCCAAGAAGGATTATCTTGTCCAGGACTTAGAGTTGAACTGAGAGATTACTTGAATGGGACTCTGTATGCATGGAACTACACGGATGCAAGCGGTCGTTATAGGCTTACGCTAAGTGTTTCTGTCTATCTAGAGGTTTACCTAGATATACCTGAAGTTCCTGAAGGTTACTTTAATTATACCTCTGGATTTTTTGATATTTCTCCTTGGTGGGGGCGGTTCTATGAGCGGAATATAACATTAACACGTTTCTATCCAGGTACCTCAGTATTGCTAGTGGTTGATAATGATGGTTTATTCCACGTGGCGCCAGGCGTCAACTATTCAGCGATAATACAGGTTCTTGATGAACTTCAATTGCCTTATAGTGTCTGGTTAGAAAAGGATCAAGGTATGCCTCCACTTAGTTTATTAAGGGGTTCACGTAGCATCTTCTGGCACACTGGAACTTATTGGTACTGTGCGATTGAACCGAGGGACAGAATGCACCTGCTCGAGCTTCTCAATGATGGTTCCCTCTCTCTTATAGTTGAGGGAGAGGATGTTGGCTACGATTTTGGGAATGACTTCTTCCTAGAAAATGTTTTACACGCCAACTACCTTGTGGATGACTCTGGCGTATCAGGCTTACACGTCACAAATCCTTTGCATCCAATAGCGCAGGGCCTTCCAGACATATTTATATTTCCAACAAAGCCACCTTGGCTAGACGGGGTCTCACCCATATCCGGCGCGGTGGAAATCCTCCGCTACTTTGATACTGTTTCAGGGGAAGATACGCCATATTCAGCGCTCATAGCCTATGAATCAGATAGGATCAGAATTGCTTACGTAACATTCCCAATACACTGGCTGGATGAAATTGTGAAAACAAAGTTAATTAGAAATCTTGTGCTTTGGTCAAGTCAAGCTAGGACGCTAGCTGACTTTCCAGAACCCTATGTAGACCTCTCAAAGAAAATAATATTGTCAACTATTATAGTTGGGAATAGCGATCCTCATGGACCGTGTGGTGGTGCTCATACATTAGATACTGTGGGAGGGATGATGGTGGCAGTTCAATTAGGATACTCGGGAAACGCTGAGACGGGAAGATTCTATCTTGACACTGACATTGCTTGGTACAACTCTTCAGAAGCAAAAGTTTACTTCTGGCCTGTAGATATCGGAAATATCATTACAATAGGGGGTCCAGGAATAAACATGATTACTTGGAGATACTTTGCAAATCCATGGTATGCTCCTGCATATTATCAGTATGTAGATGGTGAGTGGGTTCTCATAACGCCAAACAATATTTACAATAGTAGTGAATGGGTAAGTCCTGGAAAAGACTTAGCTTTAGTGGAGAGTATATATGTTCCAGAAGAGGGAAGATACGTCCTTGTGGCATCCGGATTCGGTGGAGACGGGACTAGAGCGGCATCATTAATACTCCAACTCAGTGGAACAAGCAAAGAGATAATACCATTAGAGGGAACAGCCATGATTATACAATGGATAGACAGCAATAATAATGCGAAAGTAGATGCGGATGACACATGGAATCTCCTAGAGATCGTTCCATAAAAATAGGAACATTCGCGAATAGAACAAAACTCTTCCATATACTACCTTTTCTTTTTTCTATTTTATATTTAGCATTTCATTTTGATCTTTTCATTTCAATATTATTGTTTACTCAGAAAATATTCACGCTCATTCTAACTCCGAATCCGCTAGCTTTCTTTTTAAACATTATATCAATAACCTATGTATCTTTTGTGATCTCCGCTTCTCTCAACCTGAAATTACATGAGCGTCTCATAATTATATTTCTCTTAGCAAACTTTATTGTTTCCGTTTTAACGTTAATACTCGGCTTGGTCAGACTTCTTTACTTTCAAAACGTAATATACGTCATTTACACTCTTCTTATCGTATCTCTACTTATACGCGTAACTTTTCATAAAGATGACAGGTACAATCTTATAAAATTAATGTATCAAGCTTTCAAGGTAACCGCAACTACAAACAAGGCTCTTACAATAATTTTTAGTTGTTTAATGCTTGTCATACCACTTTATGACATATTGATGCCTGATTTAGGCTGGGATGCACTAATGTATCACTTGTATATTCCTGCTTCATGGATTAAGGAAGGTAGCATTCATATTCCATCAGCCACAGAGTACGGAAATTTAAAATATTGGATGTATTATCCTTCCAATGCTGAACTTTTGTACGCATTTATACTCCTAGTTTCTGGCGATGATGCTTTTGTTGAGTTATCTCAATTTTTTCACGGTATTTTCGTCTCCTTAATTATTTATGCTTTCTTAAGAAGAATCAATGTCAAACACGAGATCTCCATATTTTCTCTTCCAATAACATTTGCAATTCCTGCCGTATTTCTTCAATCAGTTACAACATATAACGATTTGATATTGGCGGCTTATCTACTTTGCTCATTTTACTTTATTTACAGATTATGCGAGAAGCCCCCGAAATATTGGAGAATTTTTACGAGCATCTCTCTCGGATTGTTATTAGGCATTAAATATACAGCTGCAATTTACACTATCATTATTTTTCTTATTTCCTTAGCTAGAAGAGAATTACGTTCAAGAAGGCTTTATTATATTTTTCTAGGGAGCTTGCTGTTTGGAGGTTACTGGTATCTTAGGAATTTTATATTAACTGGGAATCCTTTTTACCCTTATAGTCTCGAGATAGGCCCTATTATAATATTTAAGGGTGACATCGATACGACTGAATATCTGTGGTTATTTGAATATAAGATCCAACCCGTGCAATGGTTTTTGCTGCCCGTAACAGAGGAAAAATATGCTCATGATTATGCCGGGTTTGGCATCTTTTTACTATTTAGCCTTCCTCTTTATTGTAAACTTCTACATGACCTAAAGAAAACAGCTTCACTTTACAAACCAATTACATTATTTTTCTTTCTTGTGCCTTTTTATACATTGCTTGTCTGGATAATACAGCCTTTTAAGTTTACAAGGTTTCTTTTACCTGCACTCTCAATAATTGCTAATTCTCCATTAATCGAGTTCTCTCTTCTACAATATAATTTAAAAGTGCATAGAGTCTTCAGAAATGGAATGCTGATGTTAATGTTATTAGCATTATTAATTAATTCTTCATACCTAATTTTCAAGGTACATCCGCTTGAATTCGAAACCGCCATTAATTATTTAGTAAACCAATATGGTATCCCAGACAAATATATAATAATTGAAGTGTGCGGATATGGTGAGGAGAGTAAAGGCTGGGCTTGGATAGGAAAAAATGTACAAAATAGCACTATTGCTTATATAAATACTAATCTTCCGTACTATTTATTTGGTGAAAAATTAACAAATAAAGTTATATATGTAGGCTCTGGTCTTACCGCCGAAGACTTCATTGAAAATTTAAAAGAAAAGGCAGTTAAATATGTCTTTATGGTGAAACGTGAAAGCGATAAGTGGCCGATTGAAAAAGAATTTATTAGGTTATACGTGGAAAAATTTAAACTTCTCTATAATACGAGCGAAGTTGAAATTTACTTTTTCATTGGGTGAAATAAGCATGTCCAAAGTTACATTAGGAATATGCGCCTTAATTGAAAAAGAAGGAGTAAAACAGTTGATTAGAAGATCTTTTAAGGAGGGCGTTGATGAAGTGGTTCTAGTCACTCCTAATTCTCAACTTGCAAGAGAAGTAAAAAAACAATATGCCAATTATAATGTGAAGATCATTATTGAAAATAATCGAAAAGGGAAGTCCGCAGCTATTAATGAAATTTTCAGAAATTCTTCAGGCGATGTAATTTTAATGGCTTCTGCAGATATTAAAGTTAAAGATGGAACAATAACTAAGTTGATTAAACTAATAACTTCCGAAGATAATATAGGAATAGTGGATTCTCATGTTCTTCTTCGAAACCAAAAAGGCAAGTTCTTTACTTCAGTAGTTAATTCAGCATGGCTACTCCACAATCTGACGATGATTGAGCTAAATAACAAAAATAGGCTAGGCCACGTGGCTGGAGACTTATATATTATAAAACAAGGAATAATTCGTAAGATTCCGGAATATATAATAAATGATGATGCATTTATTGCCATAGTTGCTAGATTAAAGGGATATAAAGTGCTACATGAACCTACAGCTATATGTTATATTCTTGGCCCGCAGAATCCATATGACTATATATTGCAAAGGTCAAGAGTCCTTTACGGGCATTTTCAGATTCTCAGATATTTCGGGAGATTCCCAACAACTTTTCAGTTTACTATTGTTAGGAAGCCATTAATTGCCATAGATATAGCAAGAAAGGCTATTAGAAAGATTGGGATAAAAAGAATATTTCAATTTTTTATTGCCTTATTTCTTGAAACTTTATCAATATTTTATTTATTGGTATTTTTTATTCTTATGGGAAAAAAACCTAACATGTGGAAGATTGTGATCACTACGAAAAAGGATTTTATCTAGACTGGTGATGACTGATGAAAGTTTCATTTATACTTCCTCATGATTTCAGATTCTCTCAATGGAGTATAACAGATTTCATTAAAAAACATCATTTCTCAAAAAATTATCTTGAAGCTGTTGGAAAGAAAGGTGTTAAAACAACACTTTACTGCTTTCATCAAGATATTTTGGATGCCATCAAAGTGGATAATATATGTTTCCTTCCAGTAGAGTTTCGATTCCCTCCATTTATGAGTTTTGGAAATGACTTCTCAGAGAAGATAATGGGAGAAATACTTCAAGACAGACCTGATATCATTCATGTATTTAATTACTATGTGTGGTGTTATCCTTCCCTAATTCATAAACTTACCAGTAAGAAAATACCAACAGTGGCTCAGTTCCATGGAATAGTAGATAATTTTTCAATATTTAAATTACTGTTTTTCCGGCGTTTGTATAAAAAAACTAGTCTATTTTTAACTTCTTTTATCTGTGAAGCAGAGAAGATCATAAAAGTATTGAGGGTAAGCCATAAACAGGTTAAATTATTTCCGAATGTTGGAGTATCACTTAGACTTTTTAAACCATATGAAAAGTCTTCAAACCCTACACTACTTTACGTGGGACGATTCCCAAACAATATTAGAAATAAATGGGAAAAAAATCCATTTCTAGTCATAAAATTATTTGAAATTCTTAAAAAAAAGTTTGCTAATCTAAATCTTTTAATGGTTGGGGAAGGTCCCGGCTTATCCAAAATAAAAAGTTATGTAGATAAAAAGGAAATTAACAAGGATGTGCTGTTTAAAGGTTATATTAAACATTGCCATTTGCCTCAGATATATTCAAACGCATGGTTTACAGTGATTCCAATGTATTTTCCGGAAATGACATATCTTTGGGATGGTAGTTTGAAAGAGTCTTTGGCATGCGAAACCCCGGTAATTATATTTGGAGATCATTTTAAACTTAATGAATGGGGTTTAATGATCCCTTATAACAGAAGTAGCGCATTAGCCGAAAAATTACCGAGCATATTTTCCCGATATGATGAATACTTCAGTAATATGAGTTATGTGAGAAAATTATTAGAGAAATACTGTTCATGGGAGAACGTATCGAAACATCTTATTAATACTTACGAAACGATTATTAGAGGTAAATGTGGATGAGAATTAAATTCTTAAAAAGGTCTATGCTATTCCATGTCTTGTTTGGTTTGCTCGTTAGAGAGCTATTTGCCGGATGGACTGGGCATCCTTGGGATTTTGAGGTGTGGGCTAGATTGGGGAAACATGTCGCTTATGGATATAATCCCTACACAATGCTCCATTATGACCCTTTAATAAGTTTTTCCCCATATCAAGAGATGGAATCGATAGGTTATCCTCCTTTAGCAGCATACATATTCGCCTTCAGTTATTTAGTATACATATTTGTCAGCATAAATGTAAATTGGGAGAACCGTTTTATCTACTATTTTATCCTCAAACAACCGATGATCATTTCAGACGTGTTTGTTGGTCTTTTAATCCTGAAATATCATGAAAAAAGAAAACCTGAAAATTGTTTAAATATTCCATATGTCCTGTGGCTCTATAATCCATATTGCATATTAATCTCATCAATATGGGGGGCTCTGGATCCGATTTCAATACTTTTCACTTTTCTTGCGATATATTTCACTAAGACCCGCAAATATCTACTTTCTGGAATAAATCTTGGGATTGCAGCTGCACTTAAAACGCTTCCCTTCATATTTCTTATACCCTTATTGATTAA of Candidatus Culexarchaeum yellowstonense contains these proteins:
- a CDS encoding S8 family serine peptidase; the encoded protein is MGWHADDGCWEYALPFPFALYGINYTEIYVSSNGLITFLGPDYSFSNSIDNLAYKLAIAPAWDDWRTDRRPGDDIYIWQPTPDSLIIRWKVVAFYNNSIEANFEAVLCQNGTIKFNYGPSNGYVSATAGISNGGGSIIAEDLNNLNYIDTRIFTPYSSSALLSGVAPGALLMNVKVLNRYGWGWESWVINGVEWAVLNEADVISMSLGDGYTAGDDPLSQMCDWAVSQGVTVVVAAGNSGPRYWTTTSPGTAFNVITAGASDKNDRIAGFSSRGPTYDFRIKPDLVAPGVGIWAALAKNSLIEYWANQSWIPGIDVDGDGRYDYVQLSGTSMATPHVSGAAAILLQKFPDLNPADAKDILLSTANWLPAYNVYEQGSGRLNVSYAVSPVLYLSPAQINLKTPNASVVNTTITLTSLWNENVTLRFDVVVSSVDNPGLDIPSDAFYIANGTIVLPAGGKANVTFVANFTSLPSCDLWGLINVINATGGNILAHGVFSAFNHWHKLTVQKIDIYGNPAGDNVVIVFYNESRYRPLTGGYMWYGYTDSNGMMSVYLPEGFYNVATSRYGDGKVYAIIRQVQLTSDVTIVLDERETNEVRFESSQSLTPTEKIIICGVPIYEVYSGWTYLYMFGWLIYYPSSLSDYMLTPYPSILSYKLVPSDKVNPSYPDLLESDILYMPTAFFENVTSPKIISPDYIMSTSIEYRTYATPMVSAETSWNQWMYGEYNGSWYGLYIWSLSYKVNIPKIIKVRMNPFWLGTSLDWMELNVNVWKYRDLPGVITPYWSYYAYAPLKYLYEAGKYESRLYLTAEPECRMADALFELSNGRLISINFWSRQKGALNWTYCSFSDATYYDVKVFVNGTDITDLVSKYWWWGGPSIGAWTESINFSLPAKVEVLHNFTRIHTLSNSISAKHTFIVENWGNGWYYHVPLQLDYERGIEVVGLDANNTLTAIKPVIVKVYAHSYYDLTHAALKYRLGDAWYNSTLLSGSLIGGYHELTFALDPMVNNTFVDLSIYLRDIKGNEMEQNISRAFYVEKIYPYGVVEINGLVRTQEGLSCPGLRVELRDYLNGTLYAWNYTDASGRYRLTLSVSVYLEVYLDIPEVPEGYFNYTSGFFDISPWWGRFYERNITLTRFYPGTSVLLVVDNDGLFHVAPGVNYSAIIQVLDELQLPYSVWLEKDQGMPPLSLLRGSRSIFWHTGTYWYCAIEPRDRMHLLELLNDGSLSLIVEGEDVGYDFGNDFFLENVLHANYLVDDSGVSGLHVTNPLHPIAQGLPDIFIFPTKPPWLDGVSPISGAVEILRYFDTVSGEDTPYSALIAYESDRIRIAYVTFPIHWLDEIVKTKLIRNLVLWSSQARTLADFPEPYVDLSKKIILSTIIVGNSDPHGPCGGAHTLDTVGGMMVAVQLGYSGNAETGRFYLDTDIAWYNSSEAKVYFWPVDIGNIITIGGPGINMITWRYFANPWYAPAYYQYVDGEWVLITPNNIYNSSEWVSPGKDLALVESIYVPEEGRYVLVASGFGGDGTRAASLILQLSGTSKEIIPLEGTAMIIQWIDSNNNAKVDADDTWNLLEIVP
- a CDS encoding glycosyltransferase family 39 protein; protein product: MPDLGWDALMYHLYIPASWIKEGSIHIPSATEYGNLKYWMYYPSNAELLYAFILLVSGDDAFVELSQFFHGIFVSLIIYAFLRRINVKHEISIFSLPITFAIPAVFLQSVTTYNDLILAAYLLCSFYFIYRLCEKPPKYWRIFTSISLGLLLGIKYTAAIYTIIIFLISLARRELRSRRLYYIFLGSLLFGGYWYLRNFILTGNPFYPYSLEIGPIIIFKGDIDTTEYLWLFEYKIQPVQWFLLPVTEEKYAHDYAGFGIFLLFSLPLYCKLLHDLKKTASLYKPITLFFFLVPFYTLLVWIIQPFKFTRFLLPALSIIANSPLIEFSLLQYNLKVHRVFRNGMLMLMLLALLINSSYLIFKVHPLEFETAINYLVNQYGIPDKYIIIEVCGYGEESKGWAWIGKNVQNSTIAYINTNLPYYLFGEKLTNKVIYVGSGLTAEDFIENLKEKAVKYVFMVKRESDKWPIEKEFIRLYVEKFKLLYNTSEVEIYFFIG
- a CDS encoding glycosyltransferase family 2 protein; protein product: MSKVTLGICALIEKEGVKQLIRRSFKEGVDEVVLVTPNSQLAREVKKQYANYNVKIIIENNRKGKSAAINEIFRNSSGDVILMASADIKVKDGTITKLIKLITSEDNIGIVDSHVLLRNQKGKFFTSVVNSAWLLHNLTMIELNNKNRLGHVAGDLYIIKQGIIRKIPEYIINDDAFIAIVARLKGYKVLHEPTAICYILGPQNPYDYILQRSRVLYGHFQILRYFGRFPTTFQFTIVRKPLIAIDIARKAIRKIGIKRIFQFFIALFLETLSIFYLLVFFILMGKKPNMWKIVITTKKDFI
- a CDS encoding glycosyltransferase family 4 protein encodes the protein MKVSFILPHDFRFSQWSITDFIKKHHFSKNYLEAVGKKGVKTTLYCFHQDILDAIKVDNICFLPVEFRFPPFMSFGNDFSEKIMGEILQDRPDIIHVFNYYVWCYPSLIHKLTSKKIPTVAQFHGIVDNFSIFKLLFFRRLYKKTSLFLTSFICEAEKIIKVLRVSHKQVKLFPNVGVSLRLFKPYEKSSNPTLLYVGRFPNNIRNKWEKNPFLVIKLFEILKKKFANLNLLMVGEGPGLSKIKSYVDKKEINKDVLFKGYIKHCHLPQIYSNAWFTVIPMYFPEMTYLWDGSLKESLACETPVIIFGDHFKLNEWGLMIPYNRSSALAEKLPSIFSRYDEYFSNMSYVRKLLEKYCSWENVSKHLINTYETIIRGKCG